A stretch of Microbacterium caowuchunii DNA encodes these proteins:
- a CDS encoding O-antigen ligase family protein encodes MAVLTKHPAGPVPAPPARERTGHLLLRAWCVFVLFQALAGVAWVHALGETGAGFVALVSGLVSVGVWATVRPPVNWRRLPWFVLGYVAWAAASALWSAWPATTGITWLLLAVTTTQGLFVAAVLTWKETVAAIAAALKWVLSLSLLFELGVSLFVGGPLLPGFVVPAEKMDPIVYWSRDNLFDGGRIQGIFGNANLLAVVALLAVIVFAIRYAARAPRRVLLLGWILLAVFLLVRAGSATAYLSALAAAVVLTTVLLMRTVRRPGGRTVYYLVYAATAVIGGAALWFGRDAIFGALGRSSDLTGREGIWQAVLERAAEHPVIGWGFATPWLPSDPMFDRWIVDHGETVMQAHNMWIDVFLQLGIIGVLLMAGIYLAFIWRSWFFAIDRPRWDLRADRPYSPLTLLPTLVATVLLVQGLAESGPLLLWGWMFVVMLGSKVTQAPLVGVGPAEQSALIERGDPVVATP; translated from the coding sequence ATGGCGGTCCTCACGAAACACCCCGCGGGTCCCGTTCCCGCCCCGCCCGCCCGCGAGCGCACGGGCCATCTGCTCTTGCGCGCCTGGTGCGTGTTCGTGCTCTTCCAGGCCCTCGCCGGAGTCGCGTGGGTGCACGCGCTGGGCGAGACGGGCGCCGGGTTCGTCGCGCTCGTCTCCGGGCTCGTCTCGGTGGGCGTCTGGGCGACCGTGCGGCCGCCGGTGAACTGGCGGCGTCTGCCCTGGTTCGTCCTGGGCTACGTGGCGTGGGCCGCCGCTTCCGCACTCTGGTCGGCGTGGCCGGCGACCACCGGCATCACCTGGCTGCTCCTGGCCGTCACGACGACCCAGGGACTCTTCGTCGCCGCGGTGCTCACCTGGAAGGAGACGGTCGCCGCCATCGCCGCCGCGCTGAAGTGGGTACTGTCCCTCTCGCTCCTGTTCGAACTGGGCGTATCGCTCTTCGTCGGCGGACCGTTGCTCCCTGGCTTCGTCGTCCCGGCCGAGAAGATGGATCCGATCGTCTACTGGTCACGCGACAACCTCTTCGACGGCGGCCGCATCCAGGGGATCTTCGGCAACGCCAACCTGCTCGCCGTGGTGGCGCTCCTGGCCGTGATCGTGTTCGCCATCCGGTATGCGGCGCGCGCGCCCCGGCGCGTGCTCCTGCTCGGCTGGATCCTGCTGGCCGTCTTCCTCCTGGTACGGGCCGGATCGGCGACCGCCTATCTCTCCGCGCTGGCGGCCGCGGTCGTGCTCACGACGGTCCTGCTCATGCGCACGGTCCGCCGTCCGGGAGGGCGCACCGTCTACTACCTCGTGTACGCCGCGACCGCGGTGATCGGCGGCGCCGCCCTCTGGTTCGGGCGCGACGCGATCTTCGGCGCGCTGGGCCGCTCCAGCGACCTCACCGGTCGCGAGGGGATCTGGCAGGCGGTGCTCGAGCGCGCCGCGGAGCATCCCGTGATCGGCTGGGGGTTCGCGACTCCGTGGCTGCCGTCCGACCCGATGTTCGATCGCTGGATCGTCGATCACGGGGAGACCGTGATGCAGGCGCACAACATGTGGATCGACGTGTTCCTCCAGCTCGGGATCATCGGGGTCCTCCTGATGGCCGGGATCTATCTCGCCTTCATCTGGCGCTCCTGGTTCTTCGCGATCGACCGGCCGCGCTGGGACCTGCGGGCGGACCGCCCCTATTCCCCGTTGACCCTCCTGCCGACCCTCGTGGCGACCGTGCTGCTGGTGCAGGGCCTGGCCGAGTCCGGACCGCTGCTGCTGTGGGGCTGGATGTTCGTGGTGATGCTCGGGAGCAAGGTCACCCAGGCGCCGCTGGTGGGCGTGGGACCCGCGGAGCAGTCGGCGTTGATCGAACGTGGGGATCCCGTGGTGGCCACCCCATGA
- a CDS encoding glycosyltransferase family 2 protein — translation MTTASERLDEHTSPAFEPSSATIAIVTYNRSHLLTRLLESIERMDPKPGHVVIVDNASVDDTGDVVESFRDRVGAEIVYRRLETNTGGSGGFSEGMRLAYELGSTWIWLMDDDVEVMPDGLASMGKWAPRFKSIQGRRYDYDGSEFYWQYRIADRMGIPIPFAPSGFDESGFKEMNSGCFEGMFIHRDIVEQIGLPDPRFFIYWDDQMYGWLASRHTTSVIVDEFVLRRTREIKQWDMGIRHMNASSDAYRYYIMRNRAHIKRYYRELGVYNPVLFNAGTALTFAKEIVRLLAVERKARGTKHLFRGLKDGRKIARDPQWRPMPPLADAQPSL, via the coding sequence ATGACCACCGCATCCGAACGTCTCGACGAGCACACCTCCCCCGCCTTCGAGCCGTCGTCGGCGACGATCGCGATCGTGACCTACAACCGGTCGCACCTGCTCACCCGCCTGCTCGAGAGCATCGAGCGGATGGATCCGAAGCCTGGTCACGTCGTGATCGTGGACAACGCCTCGGTGGACGACACGGGCGACGTCGTCGAGTCCTTCCGCGACCGCGTGGGCGCCGAGATCGTCTACCGCCGGCTGGAGACCAACACCGGCGGTTCCGGAGGATTCAGTGAGGGCATGCGGCTCGCCTACGAGCTCGGGTCCACCTGGATCTGGCTGATGGACGACGACGTCGAGGTGATGCCGGACGGCCTCGCCAGCATGGGCAAGTGGGCACCGCGGTTCAAGAGCATCCAGGGCCGGCGGTACGACTATGACGGCAGCGAGTTCTACTGGCAGTACCGCATCGCGGACCGGATGGGGATCCCCATCCCCTTCGCCCCGTCCGGCTTCGACGAGTCGGGCTTCAAGGAGATGAACTCGGGGTGCTTCGAGGGGATGTTCATCCACCGCGACATCGTGGAACAGATCGGCCTGCCCGATCCGAGGTTCTTCATCTACTGGGACGACCAGATGTACGGATGGCTGGCCTCCCGCCACACGACGTCGGTGATCGTCGACGAATTCGTCCTGCGCCGCACCCGCGAGATCAAGCAGTGGGACATGGGTATCCGGCACATGAACGCCTCGAGCGACGCGTACCGGTACTACATCATGCGCAACCGCGCGCACATCAAGCGCTACTATCGCGAGCTCGGCGTCTACAACCCGGTGCTGTTCAATGCCGGGACGGCCTTGACGTTCGCCAAGGAGATCGTCCGACTGCTCGCCGTGGAGCGGAAGGCACGCGGGACGAAGCACCTGTTCCGCGGGCTCAAGGACGGGCGGAAGATCGCCCGTGAC
- a CDS encoding WhiB family transcriptional regulator → MTGAQYRSGVPDNWFVDPVFLGVPGVRRDAPAEGNPLSWQSDALCAQTDPEAFFPEKGGSTRDAKRICTTCDVRDQCLEYALQNDERFGIWGGLSERERRKLKRRAG, encoded by the coding sequence ATGACGGGCGCACAGTACCGTTCGGGCGTTCCCGACAATTGGTTCGTCGATCCGGTCTTCCTCGGTGTCCCCGGCGTTCGCCGTGACGCACCGGCGGAAGGCAACCCGCTGTCATGGCAGAGCGACGCGCTCTGCGCGCAGACCGACCCCGAGGCCTTCTTCCCGGAGAAGGGCGGTTCCACACGTGATGCCAAGCGCATCTGCACGACGTGCGACGTGCGGGACCAGTGCCTGGAGTACGCGCTGCAGAACGACGAGCGGTTCGGGATCTGGGGCGGGCTGAGCGAGCGCGAGCGGCGCAAGCTCAAACGCCGCGCGGGGTGA
- the manA gene encoding mannose-6-phosphate isomerase, class I produces MLARLSNAPRDYAWGSTSLIAALEGRTPSGAPEAEVWFGDHPGSPAQVEDGSGLTLDAWLDARATGTGAPDRLPYLLKLLAAGSPLSIQVHPSQDEARRGAAREDAAGVPVDAPERNYKDRNHKPEVIVAVSERFEALAGLRGLSATRRLLTALGDEPGLRALRASLEGDDEPAALRRTITWLLSGDSRDTVAAVITALAAARSPEFGPEFDAARRIAAAYPGDPGVVVALLMNHVVLARGEALFVPAGVLHAYLSGLGVEAMAASDNVLRGGLTPKHIDVPELMAIVDATPGPPPFLAPRAEGDGVETFAPGIPDFVLWHVSVSSGAERRIPLTGPAIPLAVAGEVTVVGGSGVAVTLRPGQAAFATPDERELIVTGDGELFIAHPGR; encoded by the coding sequence GTGCTGGCACGGCTCTCCAACGCCCCCCGCGACTACGCCTGGGGGTCCACCTCGCTCATCGCCGCGCTCGAGGGTCGCACACCCAGCGGCGCCCCGGAGGCGGAGGTCTGGTTCGGGGACCATCCGGGCTCGCCGGCGCAGGTCGAAGACGGCAGCGGCCTGACGCTCGACGCGTGGCTGGACGCGCGCGCCACCGGGACCGGCGCGCCGGACCGACTCCCGTACCTGCTGAAGCTGCTCGCGGCGGGTTCGCCGCTGTCCATCCAGGTGCACCCCTCCCAGGACGAGGCACGCCGAGGCGCGGCGCGCGAGGATGCCGCCGGCGTCCCCGTCGACGCGCCGGAGCGCAACTACAAGGACCGCAATCACAAGCCCGAGGTCATCGTCGCGGTCTCCGAGCGCTTCGAAGCGCTGGCGGGCCTCCGCGGACTCTCCGCGACCCGTCGCCTGCTGACCGCGCTCGGGGACGAGCCCGGTCTCCGGGCGCTCCGCGCCTCGCTGGAGGGGGACGACGAACCCGCCGCGCTCCGCCGCACGATCACCTGGCTGCTGTCGGGGGACTCCCGGGACACCGTCGCCGCCGTGATCACGGCGCTCGCCGCCGCGCGGTCCCCGGAGTTCGGACCGGAGTTCGATGCTGCGCGGAGGATCGCCGCCGCCTATCCCGGTGACCCCGGCGTCGTCGTCGCGCTCCTGATGAACCACGTCGTCCTCGCCAGGGGAGAGGCGCTCTTCGTCCCCGCCGGGGTTCTGCACGCGTACCTCTCGGGACTCGGCGTCGAGGCGATGGCGGCCAGCGACAACGTCCTGCGCGGCGGACTCACCCCGAAGCACATCGACGTCCCCGAGCTCATGGCGATCGTCGACGCGACCCCCGGCCCGCCTCCGTTCCTCGCGCCGCGTGCCGAAGGCGACGGCGTGGAGACCTTCGCTCCCGGCATCCCGGACTTCGTCCTCTGGCACGTGTCCGTGTCCAGCGGCGCCGAACGCCGCATCCCGCTCACCGGCCCCGCCATCCCCCTCGCGGTCGCCGGTGAGGTGACCGTGGTCGGGGGATCGGGCGTCGCGGTGACGCTTCGTCCCGGCCAGGCGGCCTTCGCCACGCCCGACGAGCGGGAACTGATCGTGACCGGTGACGGCGAACTCTTCATCGCACATCCCGGCCGATGA
- a CDS encoding glycosyltransferase — translation MPARVHALLVVRPEGRASAATHLARTLDALAAQTRPADVLTIVLCGAGPAVTELAAASGAEGIITASGATTFADAVRLAGPRLTGDAIWLLAQDTAPEPHALGRLLAGLERAPSVAIVAPKLVDADDASRIVSLGVTMTPLGRTVGLADDELDQGQHDADEDVLGADIRGILIRAGVWRELEGIDPALGGADEGLDLGVRARLAGHRVSLVPTAHVAVDGDGAAGLPAPTTRRRRRRRAYATRLAQLHRRLAYAPAAAVPLHLLSLIPLALWRAATLLVVKQPARVLPEWGASIVAFFRWGAIARSRRVIRRSRTASWHQLASLRITRTDLRQRFDADVDADAMDRPIREELRFFTGGGAWLVLAALLVSVVAFPSLLAWPVLGGGALEPLRATWGQLWADAAYGARSVGLDTVGPADPFAALIAVVGSLWPGDPSRALVLLWIAALPLAVLGAWFAASRVTSNSLLRNTAAVAWALAPTFWTALVDGRAGAVIVHLLLPWLIYAGAVAHRSWAAAGAASLLLAGVLAAAPSLAPALVILWALVVMLVLVARAGHGVGHIVWLGVPSLALFAPLLWVQVRAGNIWGLLADPGPVWAGPQATADAAGRLALAGGFPTTDLAGWTTLLSGTTLSSLAPWVLVLVAPLCALALLSLLTPRWMVSAILLVIALLGIGTAFAAVGIAVVSSTSAEPVPLWPGSGLSLAWLGVVGAAVIALDAGLPIRLRGLRAVGAAVVIGTLLVVAVPSVTAMMRDASMLRNGPSSTLPAYVAAQGRDDLSVGTILITPLDSGAAAARVVWGGSETIAGQSTVAETRTVPDAQDEEVAELTADLVTATSDDIVSRVAAHGIRFIVLAPASDSETDAARALRLSAETALDQRDQLDTVGVTPKGTLWRVSADVADRPGPSAADRQLAVLIALIQLVVVAAALLLSVPTASSRRQARRMPRTVGPRAREEER, via the coding sequence ATGCCCGCCCGAGTCCATGCCCTCCTCGTCGTGCGACCCGAAGGTCGCGCCTCCGCGGCGACCCATCTCGCGCGCACGCTCGACGCGCTCGCCGCGCAGACCCGCCCCGCGGACGTCCTGACGATCGTGCTCTGCGGCGCCGGTCCTGCCGTCACCGAGCTGGCCGCGGCGTCGGGCGCCGAAGGCATCATCACGGCATCGGGTGCGACGACCTTCGCCGACGCCGTCCGTCTCGCCGGACCCCGCCTGACCGGTGACGCGATCTGGTTGCTCGCCCAGGACACCGCCCCGGAGCCGCACGCCCTCGGGCGACTGCTCGCCGGACTGGAACGTGCGCCGTCGGTCGCCATCGTGGCGCCGAAGCTCGTGGATGCCGACGACGCCTCGCGCATCGTGTCGCTGGGCGTGACCATGACCCCCCTCGGCCGGACGGTGGGGCTGGCCGACGACGAGCTCGACCAGGGACAGCACGACGCCGACGAGGACGTCCTGGGCGCCGACATCCGGGGGATCCTGATCCGCGCCGGCGTGTGGCGTGAGCTCGAGGGGATCGACCCCGCGCTCGGTGGCGCCGACGAGGGGCTCGACCTCGGGGTGCGCGCCCGCCTCGCCGGACATCGCGTCAGCCTCGTGCCGACCGCGCACGTCGCCGTCGACGGGGACGGCGCGGCCGGGCTGCCGGCGCCGACCACACGACGCCGGCGCCGGCGCCGCGCCTACGCCACGCGCCTCGCGCAGCTCCACCGCCGCCTCGCCTACGCGCCCGCCGCGGCGGTGCCGCTGCACCTGCTCTCGCTCATCCCCCTGGCGCTCTGGCGCGCGGCGACCCTGCTCGTGGTCAAGCAGCCCGCCCGGGTGCTCCCGGAGTGGGGCGCCTCCATCGTCGCCTTCTTCCGCTGGGGGGCGATCGCCCGCTCCCGCCGCGTCATCCGCCGATCGCGCACCGCATCCTGGCACCAGCTCGCATCGCTGCGCATCACCCGTACCGACCTCAGACAGCGCTTCGACGCCGATGTCGACGCGGACGCGATGGATCGCCCCATCCGCGAGGAGCTCCGGTTCTTCACCGGCGGCGGCGCGTGGCTCGTCCTGGCCGCCCTGCTGGTCTCGGTCGTGGCGTTCCCGTCGCTGCTCGCCTGGCCGGTCCTGGGCGGGGGCGCCCTCGAACCACTCCGTGCGACGTGGGGCCAGCTCTGGGCGGACGCCGCATACGGCGCCCGTTCCGTCGGCCTCGACACCGTCGGTCCGGCCGACCCCTTCGCCGCCCTCATCGCGGTGGTGGGCTCGCTCTGGCCGGGGGACCCCTCCCGGGCCCTCGTGCTGCTGTGGATAGCCGCCCTGCCGCTCGCCGTGCTGGGCGCCTGGTTCGCCGCCAGCCGCGTCACCTCGAACTCGCTCCTGCGCAACACCGCCGCGGTGGCCTGGGCGCTGGCGCCGACGTTCTGGACGGCCTTGGTCGACGGGCGCGCCGGTGCGGTGATCGTCCACCTGCTGCTGCCGTGGCTCATCTACGCCGGCGCCGTCGCCCACCGATCCTGGGCGGCCGCCGGCGCGGCGTCCCTGCTGCTGGCGGGCGTACTGGCCGCTGCGCCCTCGCTCGCTCCCGCGCTGGTGATCCTGTGGGCCCTCGTGGTCATGCTCGTGCTGGTCGCCCGCGCGGGGCACGGAGTCGGCCACATCGTCTGGCTGGGCGTCCCCTCGCTCGCCCTGTTCGCCCCCCTCCTGTGGGTTCAGGTGCGCGCGGGGAACATCTGGGGTCTGCTGGCGGATCCCGGACCCGTTTGGGCGGGACCTCAGGCGACCGCGGATGCCGCGGGGCGTCTGGCGCTCGCCGGCGGATTCCCCACCACCGACCTCGCCGGCTGGACCACCCTGCTCTCGGGCACGACGCTGTCCTCCCTCGCCCCCTGGGTGCTCGTGCTCGTCGCTCCGCTGTGCGCGCTGGCCCTCCTGTCGCTGCTCACCCCGCGGTGGATGGTCTCCGCGATCCTGCTCGTGATCGCCCTCCTCGGCATCGGCACGGCCTTCGCCGCCGTGGGCATCGCCGTCGTCTCCAGCACCAGCGCCGAGCCCGTCCCGCTCTGGCCCGGGTCCGGTCTCAGCCTCGCGTGGCTCGGCGTGGTGGGAGCCGCCGTGATCGCCCTCGACGCGGGGCTGCCGATCCGCCTCCGCGGCCTGCGGGCGGTCGGTGCGGCGGTGGTGATCGGCACCCTCCTCGTCGTCGCCGTCCCCTCCGTGACCGCCATGATGCGGGATGCATCGATGCTGCGGAACGGTCCCAGCTCGACGCTGCCGGCCTACGTCGCCGCTCAAGGCCGCGACGACCTCTCGGTCGGGACCATCCTGATCACACCCCTCGATTCCGGCGCCGCCGCCGCGCGCGTCGTCTGGGGAGGGAGCGAGACGATCGCCGGTCAGTCGACCGTCGCCGAGACGCGGACGGTCCCGGATGCGCAGGACGAGGAGGTGGCGGAGCTGACGGCGGACCTGGTCACCGCGACGTCGGACGACATCGTCAGCCGGGTCGCCGCGCACGGCATCCGGTTCATCGTGCTGGCCCCGGCGTCGGACAGCGAGACGGATGCCGCACGGGCGCTGCGGCTCTCCGCCGAGACCGCCCTGGATCAGCGCGACCAGCTGGACACCGTGGGCGTCACACCCAAGGGCACGCTCTGGCGTGTCTCCGCCGACGTCGCCGATCGGCCCGGCCCCTCCGCGGCCGACCGTCAGCTCGCCGTGCTGATCGCCCTCATCCAGCTCGTCGTCGTCGCCGCCGCGCTGCTGCTGTCGGTCCCCACCGCGTCGTCGCGCCGTCAGGCACGGCGGATGCCCCGCACGGTCGGGCCCCGCGCCCGCGAGGAGGAACGATGA
- a CDS encoding O-antigen ligase family protein produces MTALPFGSSTGELLRSAGLARAFTLTTIAATFGSFAIERLAGRVTYVTMIAGLCLLAGGILIARRRELSPLRFAPISVLVFIAWAGASVVWSTDSRKSLAGWVGLLAFALLALTIAHVRDTLQTARAFGDVMRWLLSISLGVEILFGILLDMPFSLLGVQGAIADLGPVQGIFGTRNTLGFIAVLALITFVVEWRTSSVPTGLSIFSVVLAGGLAVLSDSPTVVVIATIVALATLALMLMRHATPTQRPLLQTTLGAVVVLGLIVAYLARNPIIAFLGAGSDFSTRADLWNTILDYVRYYPVQGWGWYGAWSTSEFPFLGINFALTERHASALNAYFDVLLQVGWLGLLLFLIVCGIALVRGWSEASTRRSVVYTWTPLILVALLVDSMFESFTLHGYGWMMLVLCAARAGHSRSWRDRVREPAPVGPELPSGIQGGDGKAG; encoded by the coding sequence ATGACGGCACTCCCCTTCGGCTCGTCGACGGGTGAGCTGCTGCGGTCGGCGGGGCTCGCCCGGGCGTTCACGCTGACCACGATCGCGGCCACGTTCGGCTCCTTCGCGATCGAGCGGCTCGCCGGCCGGGTGACCTACGTCACCATGATCGCCGGCCTCTGCCTCCTGGCCGGCGGCATCCTCATCGCCCGGCGGCGGGAGCTCTCACCGCTGCGTTTCGCACCGATTTCGGTGCTCGTCTTCATCGCCTGGGCCGGAGCCAGCGTGGTGTGGTCGACGGACTCGCGGAAGTCGCTCGCGGGCTGGGTGGGCCTCCTCGCTTTCGCGCTGCTCGCCCTGACGATCGCGCACGTCCGTGACACCCTGCAGACCGCCCGCGCCTTCGGGGACGTGATGCGCTGGCTGCTCTCGATCTCGCTCGGGGTCGAGATCCTCTTCGGCATCCTGCTCGACATGCCGTTCTCCCTGCTGGGGGTCCAGGGGGCCATCGCCGACCTCGGCCCGGTGCAGGGCATCTTCGGCACGCGCAACACGCTCGGCTTCATCGCGGTGCTCGCGCTCATCACCTTCGTGGTGGAGTGGCGCACCTCGTCCGTCCCTACCGGGCTCTCGATCTTCTCCGTCGTCCTCGCGGGCGGACTCGCCGTCCTCTCCGACTCCCCCACCGTCGTCGTCATCGCCACGATCGTCGCCCTGGCGACGCTCGCGCTCATGCTGATGCGGCACGCGACACCCACGCAGCGCCCGCTCCTCCAGACGACCCTGGGCGCGGTGGTCGTCCTCGGGCTCATCGTCGCCTACCTGGCGCGGAACCCGATCATCGCCTTCCTGGGCGCAGGGTCGGACTTCTCCACCCGGGCCGATCTCTGGAACACGATCCTCGACTACGTGCGGTACTACCCCGTGCAGGGGTGGGGTTGGTACGGGGCGTGGTCGACGTCGGAGTTCCCGTTCCTCGGGATCAACTTCGCCCTGACCGAACGGCACGCGTCGGCGCTGAACGCCTACTTCGACGTCCTGCTGCAGGTGGGATGGCTGGGCCTCCTGCTCTTCCTCATCGTGTGCGGGATCGCGCTCGTGCGCGGCTGGAGCGAGGCCAGCACGCGGCGTTCCGTCGTCTACACCTGGACGCCCCTCATCCTGGTCGCCCTCCTGGTCGACTCCATGTTCGAGAGCTTCACGCTGCACGGCTACGGCTGGATGATGCTCGTCCTCTGTGCGGCCCGTGCCGGGCACAGCCGCTCGTGGCGGGACCGGGTGCGCGAACCCGCCCCCGTGGGGCCGGAGTTGCCGAGTGGCATTCAGGGCGGTGACGGGAAGGCCGGGTAG